GCGCTGCACCCCACGTCGGCCCAGATGCTCTACCGGTTCACCGGTGACGTGTCTACGAAGCCCGCTGTCCACGCCGACCTGGCCGCCGTCGCGGCCGGCCTGCCAGCGGGCGCGCTGATCGCCGCGCAGCCGTACCTCGTCGTCAAGGAGAAGGTCGCCTCGGACATCGGCGTGTACGTGCCGTTCCTCGCCACGTTCGGCGTGCTCGGACTGATCGTCGCGGTCGTCATCGTGGGCAACGTGGTCAGCGGCGCGGTCGTCTCCAGCTTCCGGCACATCGGGATCCTCAAGGCACTCGGGTTCACACCGCGCCAGGTTGTCGCCGTCTACCTCGTCATGGTGTCGGTACCCGCCCTCATCGGCTGCGTCCTTGGCACCGTCGCCGGCACCCTGGCTGCCCAGCCGCTCCTGAGCGACGGGTTCGAGGGCCTCGGGCTCGACGTCGGCATCAACGTCGGCGTCTGGATCTGGGTCGCCGGGCTGGTCGGCGTGCCGGCACTCGTCGCCCTGGCGGCGTTCGTGCCCGCCGTCCGGGCACACCGACTGTCGGCCGCCGAGGCGATCAGCGCCGGCAGCTCCCCACGGGCCGGGCATGGGACGCGGATCCAGCGTCGACTCGCCGGTGTCCGGCTGTCGCGTGCGGTGACCCTCGGGCTGGGCCTGCCGTTCGCGCGACCGGGTCGGACCGTCTTCACCGTCGTGGCCGTCCTGCTCGGCGTGACCACCGCGACGTTCGCGACGGGATTGGCCGACACGCTGACCCGGATCTCAACTATCGAAGACCGGGCCTCGGGACAGATCGGGGTCCGGCCGTCCGACGGCCGGACGCGGATCGCCCCCGAAGGTCAGCTGCCGCCCACGGGGCCGCAGGCCGCCACCACTCGGACCGACGCGCAGGTTGAGCAGCTGCTGCGCGGGCTGCCGGACGTCGCTCGGGTCACCCCCGTCTTCAAGCTGCCGGTCCCCACCATCGGGCAGACCCAGCCGCTGACCGTCAACTTCGTCCGCGGTGACTACTCGTCGATGGGCTACCAGGACGAGCTCACCGCCGGACGCTGGATGACGCGGGTGGACGAGACAGTCGTGTCGTCGGAACTCATGCGTGAGCGCGGACTGAAGGTCGGTGGCAAGCTCACCCTGGAGCTCGGCGGACGGCGGACGGTGCTGACCGTGATCGGCGAGACGATGGACGGCGCGCCCGGACCGCCCGGCATGTTCGTGGACTGGCGCGTCCTCACCGACCTCGCGCCGGACCGCGCCGTCAAACCAGACGAGGTGTACTACCAGGTCCAGCTCAAGCGTGGCGGCGATGTCGCGGCGTACGTCGCCGCGGTCAAAGCGGCCGACCCGGCGATCGACGCGTGGGACACCTCCCAGCTCAGCGACTTCGCGGTGACCGTGATCGGCTTCTCGTCGGTGCTCTCGCTACTGCTGTCCACCGTCGCGGCCCTCGGCGTCTTCAACACGGTCGTGCTCAACGTCAGGGAACGCCGCCGCGACCTCGGCATGCTCAAGTCGATCGGGATGACGCCACGCCAGGTCGTCACGATGGTGCTGACGTCGATGGCCGTCGTCGGCGTGGCCGGCGGTGTGCTCGGCATCCCCCTGGGGATCGTTGCGCACCGATACATCGTGCCGACCGCCGCCGACGCGGCCCAGGTCGCCATCCCACACTCGGTGCTGGAGGTGTGGCAGGCGCCGACGCTCGCGCTCATGGCCCTCGCCGGCGTCGTGATCGCGCTCCTCGGTGCACTGGTCCCGGCCCGCGGCGCGGCCCGGCTCACGATCGCCGAGGTGCTCCACAACGAGTGAGCCGTCGCCTCGGGGCCTCCGGACGCAGATCCCGCAGGCCCCGAGCCGACAGGGTCGAGAGCAGGCAGTGCACGCTTCTGCCGCGATCCGCGCGTGGCGGAGCGTGACGGCGGCCGCTACCGCTCGGCATCCTGATCTAGCCGATGTGCGGACGTGCGACCGGCCGCGTCAAAGTCCTGACGAGGCACCCGGCTGTGTGGTGCTGCTGCGAGGAGAAGGCAACGGCACCCGGTCGGGCTCGAGCTGTTCCGCCGTGTGTGGACCTTTGGGGTGGCGGCATCGCGGCCTACCGGACGCATTCGTCAACACGCTGGTCGCCAGATCGCCGAGTTGTTCACCGCCTGACCGGCCGGCCACGCCGTCTCTGGCCGGCGTGCGACAGAATCGGGGCCGTGCGGATGCTGCTGACCTCGAACGGACTGGCCAACGACACACTGCGACAGGCGTTTGCGGAGTTGCTGGGCAAGCCCTGCGCCGAGGCCCGGGTCGCCGCGATCGTGACCGCCTCGCTGGGCGAACCCGGCGACCACGGCTGGTTCGTCGAGGCGCTCACCGACCTGCACGGCATGGGCTGGGGCGAGCTCGACGTGCTCGACCTCAACGGCCTGACGCGGGACGTGCTGGAGGGACGTCTGGGCCGGGCCGACGTCTGGTGGGTCACCGGCGACAACCAGTTCCATCTCGCTCAGAGCATCGCCCGCGCCGGCCTGTCCCAGGCGTTCCCGAGGCTGCTGCGCGAGAAGGTGTACGTCGGCACCAGCGCTGGCTCGATGATCTTCAGCCGGCGCTTCGACGAGCGGGCGGCCGACCTGCTCGGTGACCTAGCCGACCTCCACCTCCTCGGCGAGGAGCGGATCAAGCCGGCCTGCCCGCTGTTCGACTGGTACGTCAAGCCGCACCTCGACTCCCCGTCCTTCCGCAACCGCGACGAGGCATGGGCGGACCGGCTGGCGACGAGCGTGGACTTCCCGCCCTACCTGCTCGACGACGACTCCGCGATCCGGGTCCGCGGCGACAAGGTGGACGTCGTCTCGACCGGGCGCTGGCGGCTGGTCGGGCAATGACGGCGCCGAGCCTGCCGCGCGAAAGTCGGAGGACACCCGCGGTCGCCGACGGGAGGATGGCGGCATGACGATGCACGCCGACCAGCTCCACGTAGACGCGCAGACCGTCCGCCGGCTGGTCGAGGTGCAGTTCCCTCAGTGGCGCGGACTGCCGGTCACCGAGCTGCGCACGCCCGGGACCGTGAACGCGATCTTCCGGATCGGCGACGACCTGGCCGCCCGCTTCCCGCTGGTCGGTCACGACCCGGCGCAGGCCCGCGCGTCGCTGGCGGCCGAGGCCGAGGCCGCGCGTGAACTGGCCGACGCCGCCACCGTGCCCACCCCGGAGCCGGTGGCGATCGGGGAGCCGGGCGCGGGCTATCCGCTGCCGTGGAGCGTCCAGACCTGGCTGTCCGGCCACGACGCGACGGTCGAGGACCCCGCAGGGTCGAACGCGTTCGCCCATGACCTGGCCGAGCTCATCGCCGGGATGCGCGCCGACGACACCCGTGGGCGACGCTTCGACGGCGTCGGTCGCGGCGGGCACCTCCCGGACCACGACGAGTGGCTCGAGACATGCTTCCGGCAGAGCGAGGACCTGCTCGACGTACCCCTCCTGCGGCGGATCTGGGCGGAGCTTCGGACGCTGCCCGAGGTCGACGAGGACGCGATGTGCCACCGCGACCTCATCCCGCCCAACGTCCTCGTCGAAGACGGCCGGCTCGTCGGCGTCCTGGACGGCGGCGGCTTCGGCCCGGCGGACCCGGCGCTCGACCTCGTGGCGGCCTGGCACCTCCTCGACGAGACCCAGCGCGGCATCCTCCGCAGTGAGCTCGGATGCGGCGACGTCCAGTGGCGGCGCGGGATGGCTTGGGCGTTCCAGCAGGCGATGGGGCTGGTCTGGTACTACCTCGACTCCAACCCGACGATGAGCCGGTGGGGCAGGCGCACCCTGGACCGCATCGTCGATGCCTGGGCCGCCCGAGCGAGGACGATTCCCCTCCTAGAGTCTGACCGAGTTCGGTGAGTGTGAACGCACTCATCTACCGCGATCCGCGCGCTACGCGGCGTCACGAAGTGCCGACTCGGCCGGCATACGCACATGCCGATGTGAGTGCGCTTGCGTCAGCCTGGCCCTGTGCCGGGTGAGGCGGGACGCTTCCACGTCTCGTCCCAATTGGCCGCCGCACGAAGGCGATCAACTCGGCGTCAAACGGAGAGTCACCAACCGAGTCTCGATATTGCCTGGACAGACGGGCAGCCGCTGCGTCGACCACGAACGTTTGCCGGTTTGGTTCCTGCCGCCCCTCGATCGAGGGCGAAAACCGTTGTTGGCGTTGCGCGGCAAGTGTGTTGGGGCGGCAGGCGTTGGCACCACGCAGCCACCGGGACTATCCGATGCGGATCACCAACACTTCGTTTTCGTCCAACGCCGCGATGAGCTCGCGCAGCAGGATGAGCCCGTCATCGATGGCCTGCCGGATTTCCTCGAAGCCACCGTCGCCGACGCTGTCGAAGTACCGTTCGGCCGCCGCACGGTCCAGCCGTGCCGGGTCCAACGCGGGCAGGTGACGCTTGTCGGCCGAGGTAATCAGGTATGTCAGGCCGTTCCCCGCATTCAGGACCTCCGTCTCGGCACGGTATTCGGCCGCCCCAAGCGGGGTGCCCGTGTCCTCGAGAAGGAGCATCAGGTGCATCAGCACGTACCCGGACCAGTCGTACCACCCGAGTACGCCAAGGTCGTTTTCCTCGAGGTAGTCGTATACGGGCGACGGCATAATCAACGGGGTTGGATTCCTCCAGCCGATTCGGCTCCAGAACTTCCCGATCGCGGGCCAGCGATGGGTCGCGGCTGGGGTCATTACCGGCTTGGCTTTCGCGGCCCGCACGAGCCCGGGTACGGCGGACCGGTCCAGCAGATAGAACGACGCTACGGTAGACATGGCCGCCGCACCGCCGCGATGCCACCCTGGGTGATGACTCCGGCTATCCGCATAGCCCGGCATGCTGCCATAAAGCGACCGCGAACGTGGCACATGCTGCCGCGATCTTCCGGTGCGCAAAGTCGCCTGGTGCGTTAGCCAAGACCATTCACCGAGTCCGACGCCGCTGTAGTTGGTCTCCACTCACGCAACCGTCGTCCAAGGTCAGCTGCGCTGATCTGTAGCCGCGAGCGCTCCTCACCGAAGGTAACGTCGGCGCCGGTTGCCGGCGTCCGGACGTGCCGAGGACAGGACGTTGGGGCGGCCGACGGTAGACCGCTGCTTGCGGCATCATGGTCGCCGTGACTCCCTTCGAGGAACTCATCGCCATCTTGGAAGATGCGGGGCTGTGGTCGGACATCGCTGAGGATCACAAGCGCGCCTTAGGGCGCGTCTCATTTGGTGAGGCGGCGGTAGCAGATCAGGGTGCTGGCGATCGTGGCAAAGGCTTCGAAGTGATCGCCCTTGCGGTCATAGCGGCGAACGAGGCGCCGGTAGCGCATCAGCCAGGACATGCAGGCTTCAACGACCCAGCGGTGCCGGCCCAGACGCGTGGAGGACTCGATGCCCTTACGGGCGATGCGTACCTTGATCCCCCGTCGCCGGACCTCGCGGCGCAGCTCGCGGGCGTCGTACGCCTTGTCGGCGTGCAACTTGTCTGGCCGCCACCGGCGGCGCCCGTTGGGTGTGCGGATCGCCGGGACGCTGTCGAGCATGGGCAGCAGCAGTTGGCTGTCGTGGACGTTCGCGGCGGTGACCAGCACAGCCAGGGGCAGCCCCTTCCGGTCGCAGATGACGTGGAGTTTGCTGCCTGGTTTGCCGCGGTCGACCGGGTTTGGGCCAGTCAGATCGCCCCTTTTTCCGCCCGCACACTGATCGAGTCGACCACCGCCCTCGACCAGTCGATCCGCCGGTCGGCGCCGAGCCGGTCCAGGGTCGCCTCGTGCAGCCGGAGCCAGAACCCGGCCGCGGTCCACTCGGTGAACCTGCGGTGCGCGGTGGCCCGGGTAACCCCGAACGACGCCTCCGGCAGCTTCCACCAGGAACAACCCGCCTGGGTCACGTACACGATCGCGGCCAACACCGCCCGGTCATCCACCCGCCGGCGACCACCACCCTGCCGACGAACCGGCGCGGGCGGGATCAACGGCGCCGCTATCTCCCACAGATCATCCGGCGCCCAGGTACGGATCATGGCCTCGTCCACGGAAGCAAATCATGCCCCAGGCCAACGACCATCCAAATGAGACGCGCCCTTAATGCAGGCCCTGTTCTCCGACGAAGACGTGATGTGGACCGCTGGGGGTGCGTGGCGAGCGGATGGTGAGGACCTTGCCGAAGGGGAGGTGGAGGCGTGGCTAGGCGGCATGGCGGCCGCACTCGATGACTGCGGCGTTGAGCTGCATCTGGCTACGGTCACCGGGCCCTTCGACGAGTGCTCGGCCGGTTATTCAGTGGCGGTGAACCGGGCGGTCCTCTGTCTCTACAGGTTTGCCGCGGATGAGCCTAAGGTGCCCGCGACAGAGGATCCCTGGATGGACTGTTCCATCTACCCTGCCGCTGAAGTCAACCGACTCCTTGAGGTGGCCGGGAGTAGCCGTCGCTTGGCTTTGTTCTGGCCCGGGGGCAATGACGGGTTCTCAGTGCTCGGCGAGGAAAGTGTTCTTCGGCGTGCCGGCGAGCAAGGCCTGACGTCGGGCTCCTGGGACTACGTCATCCCGTAGCCTCGCAATACGTGATCACCTAGCGGTGATCGACACTTCGGTTTCCCCGACGCACGGACATGCCGCGATCCGCGCGCTACGCGGCGTCACGAAGTGCTGACTCGGCCGGCATACGCACATGCCGAGGAGCGGATGCGGTCAAGAGCGTTCGGTCGGTTGACGGTAAGGGATCATGGCAGCGTGAACGACCGCCAGCGCCAGTCGCACCTTAAGCAGTTGAGTCGACGCCAGGAGGTGGTCGGCTTGCCCATGATCGCGTTGCGCCACCATGCGTACCTAAGCCCGCCATCGACCGACCACTGCTGGCATCGCGAGCCGCGTGCGGTTGGTATCGGGGCCGATGGTCAGGCAATCGCGCTGTGGGATCACCACGCTGCCCGTGCGCGCCTGTTGACTCGCCATGGAGTCGGGGCTGAAGACCACGACGCGGTAATCCTGGGCGGAGCGCGTCGGGCCGACTTCATCCAGCCTCTTCCGGATGGCCGAGTCTTACTCGTTGACGCCCGCACCAGGGGTACGGCCGAGAGTGCGGAGGTGTGGAACAGCGCCGGTGGCTGGGAAGGCAGCGGGCATCTCGGCGATGCCGTGGAGCATGTCCTGGCCACAGCGAGCGGCGACATCTGGGTCGGCTACTTCGACGAGGCTGCGGCGTCTGGCCGAGGCCTCGGCGGGCACGGTCTGGTCCGCTTTGACTCCGACCTGCAGCCCCGATGGTGCTACCCATTCAACGCCGACCTGCCTCGCATTGACGATTGCGAAGCACTGAACGTCCAGGGGGAGACCGCCTACGCGCTTGTGTACAACGCTCATCACCTCGTGAGTGCGCGCGGTAGGCGCGGCGTTGACCACGGCAGGGCGCCGAAGGGCGGAGTCGTGGCAGTGCTCGTCGACGGTGAGCGGGCGGCGCTGATCGGAGGCTATGGGGCTGACTACGACCTCGTCACGCCTGTATGCATCGATGCCGAGGGTGTACAGGTGGCCGGCGGGCAATCCCGCCTGGTTCTGCCCGACGGTATGGAGATACGGAACGCGCGCTGGACCTGCCGCGGTCCAGAGCTGCACGTCCTGATCAATGGCTCGTGGTACCGCGCAAGCCTCGACGACTTCCACCCCGCAGCCTGAGAACGCCGACATGAACGTCCGCTTCTGCCGCCGTCCGTGCGTGCTGGCCGATCGAGGCAATCACGCTCGGTAGCTGGCCTTCTGAGTCGAGCGGGCATCCTGAACTGCCGAAAGTAGTGCGCACCTCCACTCTGAAGTCGCGCTGAGGGGAATGTGCAACTCTCGGACCCGCCCTACCTCCTTGTCCCGGCGGCAGACGGTCAGCGAGATTGCCCAGCCGATCAGCGGCAGGTTCATCTCAGCCACCTGGCTTGCTTTTGGTGCATCAGTGCTGGGCGATGAGTTCGACGATCTTTGCGCTGGCTTCGCCTAGTTGGGCGACGCTCGGGAGGGCCTTGATGATGGCGTCCCAAAATGCGCTCATACGCGAGCGACGCGGCTGGTCGCGCTCCACCTCCTCCAGCAGCCCCTCCAGGTTTTCGGCGGCCTCGGTGTTTCCACTCTGCTGGACGTGCTCGGTGACAACCTTGAGTGCTTCGGCGGCGTCGTTGCCGGCAGTGGTGACGACTCTGTTCAGAGCGTTCGAGATCAATGAGCGGTTGATGATCGTCGCGCCCGAGCCGATGTTCTGAAATCTGTCACCCAAGACGAGTTCTCCTATTCTTGCCTTCTGTACTTCAAGTCGGCTCTGTTGGATGATGAGCGTGTCGATGAAGAGTGAGGTTACCGATGACCCCCATCGGTCGGCCAGAGTAGACAACTCGGTCCTGTCGAGCCTGCCGGCGGAGACTTTCTCTAGGGCGAAGATGGCGTTCGGGAATCGGGACATCTGCTCGTCGAAGTCGGTGACGATGGTGCCATCGTGGAGATCCTCGACGTATCGAACGAGCCATTCCTGTCGACGGGCCAAGTTGCCCCGGGATCCCGGGGTGAAATCAACATAGGCGGCGGCATATGGCGACTGCGCCGAGGCCTGCGTCTGGGATTCGAATACCACCGCAGCGCTCGCCTTAGGAGTATTCTGAAGGGCCTCACCCGTCCGTCGGAATTCCTCAACCAACAGGTAAAGCATCGGTACGTTTGAGTAATGACTGTAAGTGCCGGTCAAAGCGCGCGGGACGAACGTCAAGCGTCCGATTAGGTCGCCCACTACCGCGCCCTCCTCGGCCAGTTGGTCGATGAGTCGATCGTAGACGTTGTTTGGCAGGCCGATCGGGATGCCCTCGTGCGCGACAGATGAGGCGGAGGCCGACATAAACCATAGGTCGCCGGCTTCGGTTCGCTTGTCCCGTAGCCGGAGGCAACCGATCCCACCCGCAAGCATGGCGCGTTTGCCGTCGACAGTCCGGATGATCGGATCCTCGCCGCCGAGCGACTCGTACTGCCGTTGTTGCTCGTCGGTCAGCCGCAGGCGCATCCGCTCGGAGCTCGTGCGACTCTGCCAAGCCGCGTGTGTATGGAATAGGCCGGGCGACCGCGGAAACCACTCCATGACCGTGAAGCCTCGTAGATAGACTATGGC
The window above is part of the Micromonospora inositola genome. Proteins encoded here:
- a CDS encoding ABC transporter permease — translated: MQTFVIGLVVLLSTTTIVVALALLEASSAPFDRAFARQQGPHAIVVYDPSKVTDAQLAGQRTGVTAAAGPFGQITLDLTDGGGPGPQGPLTVVGRADPGGSVDRLNLWQGRWPTAPGEVVLNQPEPGADSSGFPPDSSGEVTLGGKRYTVVGRAHSLSQTADAWVSPEQMTALHPTSAQMLYRFTGDVSTKPAVHADLAAVAAGLPAGALIAAQPYLVVKEKVASDIGVYVPFLATFGVLGLIVAVVIVGNVVSGAVVSSFRHIGILKALGFTPRQVVAVYLVMVSVPALIGCVLGTVAGTLAAQPLLSDGFEGLGLDVGINVGVWIWVAGLVGVPALVALAAFVPAVRAHRLSAAEAISAGSSPRAGHGTRIQRRLAGVRLSRAVTLGLGLPFARPGRTVFTVVAVLLGVTTATFATGLADTLTRISTIEDRASGQIGVRPSDGRTRIAPEGQLPPTGPQAATTRTDAQVEQLLRGLPDVARVTPVFKLPVPTIGQTQPLTVNFVRGDYSSMGYQDELTAGRWMTRVDETVVSSELMRERGLKVGGKLTLELGGRRTVLTVIGETMDGAPGPPGMFVDWRVLTDLAPDRAVKPDEVYYQVQLKRGGDVAAYVAAVKAADPAIDAWDTSQLSDFAVTVIGFSSVLSLLLSTVAALGVFNTVVLNVRERRRDLGMLKSIGMTPRQVVTMVLTSMAVVGVAGGVLGIPLGIVAHRYIVPTAADAAQVAIPHSVLEVWQAPTLALMALAGVVIALLGALVPARGAARLTIAEVLHNE
- a CDS encoding Type 1 glutamine amidotransferase-like domain-containing protein; this encodes MLLTSNGLANDTLRQAFAELLGKPCAEARVAAIVTASLGEPGDHGWFVEALTDLHGMGWGELDVLDLNGLTRDVLEGRLGRADVWWVTGDNQFHLAQSIARAGLSQAFPRLLREKVYVGTSAGSMIFSRRFDERAADLLGDLADLHLLGEERIKPACPLFDWYVKPHLDSPSFRNRDEAWADRLATSVDFPPYLLDDDSAIRVRGDKVDVVSTGRWRLVGQ
- a CDS encoding phosphotransferase; translation: MTMHADQLHVDAQTVRRLVEVQFPQWRGLPVTELRTPGTVNAIFRIGDDLAARFPLVGHDPAQARASLAAEAEAARELADAATVPTPEPVAIGEPGAGYPLPWSVQTWLSGHDATVEDPAGSNAFAHDLAELIAGMRADDTRGRRFDGVGRGGHLPDHDEWLETCFRQSEDLLDVPLLRRIWAELRTLPEVDEDAMCHRDLIPPNVLVEDGRLVGVLDGGGFGPADPALDLVAAWHLLDETQRGILRSELGCGDVQWRRGMAWAFQQAMGLVWYYLDSNPTMSRWGRRTLDRIVDAWAARARTIPLLESDRVR
- a CDS encoding IS5 family transposase (programmed frameshift), translated to MIRTWAPDDLWEIAAPLIPPAPVRRQGGGRRRVDDRAVLAAIVYVTQAGCSWWKLPEASFGVTRATAHRRFTEWTAAGFWLRLHEATLDRLGADRRIDWSRAVVDSISVRAEKGANLTGPNPVDRGKPGSKLHVICDRKGLPLAVLVTAANVHDSQLLLPMLDSVPAIRTPNGRRRWRPDKLHADKAYDARELRREVRRRGIKVRIARKGIESSTRLGRHRWVVEACMSWLMRYRRLVRRYDRKGDHFEAFATIASTLICYRRLTK